A genomic window from Lasioglossum baleicum chromosome 7, iyLasBale1, whole genome shotgun sequence includes:
- the LOC143210509 gene encoding uncharacterized protein LOC143210509: protein MPVCVVPGCKSGSKVPGHFFPKDTVRALQWKQAVNSSRLDGLLDQEFKKCYVCALRFTEDDVIPTLVRRKLKHNAVPSLLLLRRDHVHNVEDTAEELDTHLEEEMYVDFPEDNIALNLQEEDKAAEAEVSIPKRRRKNVHRKILSTMTPNAKQRYQRYQRYNVAKTWKIQQYNNQRKLKRFKMQLALANKFIKDNSLKKFDKSNPAQKLFVQMQLCNVDKKAKVISLYKYVDIIC from the exons ATGCCTGTATGTGTAGTGCCTGGTTGCAAATCTGGTTCGAAGGTTCCTGGACATTTTTTCCCTAAAGACACAGTTCGAGCACTGCAATGGAAGCAAGCTGTAAATTCTTCAAGACTGGATGGGCTATTGGATcaggaatttaaaaaatgttatgtTTGCGCattacgttttacagaagacgatGTTATTCCGACATTAGTCAGGCGCAAATTAAAACATAATGCAGTGCCCAGTTTGCTTTTGCTAAGAAGGGACCATGTGCATAATGTGGAGGATACTGCAGAGGAGTTGGATACACATTTAGAAGAAGAAATGTATGTTGATTTCCCAGAAGATAATATTGCATTAAATCTTCAAGAAGAG GATAAAGCAGCCGAAGCAGAGGTTAGTATACCTAAACGAAGAAGGAAAAACGTACATAGGAAAATACTATCTACTATGACTCCAAACGCCAAACAACGTTACCAACGTTACCAACGTTATAACGTTGCCAAAACTTGGAAGATACAGCAATACAATAATCAGAGGAAATTAAAAAGGTTCAAAATGCAGCTTGCATTGGCCAACAAATTCATAAAGGACAACAGCTTAAAGAAATTCGACAAATCAAAtccagcacagaaattatttgTACAAATGCAGCTGTGTAATGTGGATAAGAAGGCAAAGGTAATATCATTATATAAATATGTGGATATAATTTGTTAA